The following coding sequences are from one Oncorhynchus keta strain PuntledgeMale-10-30-2019 unplaced genomic scaffold, Oket_V2 Un_contig_6645_pilon_pilon, whole genome shotgun sequence window:
- the LOC118383613 gene encoding von Willebrand factor A domain-containing protein 7-like yields MRNLNAYITGGSLSFTLTSPSGVSQSNSEASGPLGTIQTVGNLHRVSLTTHNNTGLWEISLNSLESYSLKVIGQSSVNFGYHFVEAFGGAHGDFGLKEGRPLTGDNITLLVSVTGGDSVTVTAVALVEALGSGSEVNGTLQSLGSGDFLVTVARVPQGEVVVRLRGESNSATTKSSPSLFQRQASTQIKTSSISVTVQADSTLEPGSTISVPFTVAMANGTGGAFTVRATNDRGFTSSFPASVSIVTGEGAANGTVTLTAPASTPSGTDVTLTIEAESAGAADLNYAILRLSVVSKVKDFSPPQCGAVSVSSNCPADCGASYWQLSANLTDGANGTGIDRVTLRQGNGTLNTSTEVGTGGENVTRVEYSATCCSKKVELVVVDRAGNVGVCLGSVKDSVGLVVSSTAQASVTNTTAVPVVSTTSTGGPPLTLSLYLRICVMLSLLLWNRVEL; encoded by the exons ATGAGAAACCTGAATGCTTACATCACAGGAGgatccctctccttcactctcaccagcccttcag gtGTGTCTCAGAGTAACAGTGAGGCCAGCGGTCCTCTGGGGACCATCCAGACTGTAGGGAACCTACACCGCGTCTCTCTGaccacacacaacaacacaggatTATGGGAAATCAGTCTTAACTCCCTAGAGTCTTACTCACTGAaggtcatag GTCAGAGTTCTGTTAATTTCGGCTACCATTTCGTGGAGGCTTTCGGCGGTGCTCATGGAGACTTTGGCCTCAAAGAGGGCCGTCCTCTCACAG gcGATAACATAACCCTGCTGGTGTCTGTGACGGGGGGTGACTCTGTCACTGTGACGGCGGTGGCCCTGGTCGAGGCCTTGGGGTCAGGGTCAGAAGTCAACGGAACCCTGCAATCTCTAGGCAGCGGGGACTTCCTGGTTACCGTGGCCAGAGTCCCACAGGGGGAGGTTGTGGTGCGTCTGAGGGGAGAGAGCAATAGCGCCACCACCAAATCATCACCTAGCCTCTTCCAGAGACAGGCCTCCACTCAGATAAAGACTTCCAGCATCTCTGTTACG GTCCAGGCTGACAGTACTCTAGAACCCGGTTCTACCATCTCTGTCCCCTTCACTGTGGCAATGGCCAACGGAACAGGAGGAGCTTTTACCGTCCGAGCCACGAACGACCGCGGCTTCACTTCCTCCTTCCCCGCCAGTGTCTCCATTGTGACCGGAGAGGGAGCGGCCAACGGTACGGTGACTCTCACGGCGCCCGCCAGCACCCCATCGGGAACGGACGTCACCCTGACCATCGAGGCAGAGTCCGCTGGAGCAGCAGACTTGAACTACGCCATCCTGCGTCTCTCTGTTGTCAGCAAG GTGAAAGATTTCAGCCCTCCCCAGTGTGGGGCTGTCAGCGTCTCGTCCAACTGCCCGGCTGACTGCGGTGCCTCTTACTGGCAGCTCTCTGCCAACCTGACCGACGGTGCCAACGGGACTGGCATCGACCGAGTCACCCTGCGCCAGGGCAACGGGACCCTGAACACTTCTACAGAGGTGGGCACCGGGGGCGAGAACGTGACCCGGGTTGAGTACAGCGCCACCTGCTGTTCAAAGAAGGTAGAGCTAGTGGTAGTTGACAGGGCAGGCAacgtgggtgtgtgtctgggctCAGTAAAGGACTCTGTGGGGTTGGTTGTGAGCTCTACAGCACAGGCCTCTGTCACCAACACTACAGCTGTACCTGTAGTTAGTACTACATCTACTGGAGGGCCACCTTTGACTCTGTCCCTGTATCTAAGGATCTGTGTGATGCTTTCTCTTCTCCTGTGGAATAGAGTAGAGCTATAG